In Zonotrichia albicollis isolate bZonAlb1 chromosome 3, bZonAlb1.hap1, whole genome shotgun sequence, a single window of DNA contains:
- the ODC1 gene encoding ornithine decarboxylase, whose translation MSNFSKEEFELTFLDEGFTAKDILDQKINEVSSSDDKDAFYVADLGDIVKKHMRWHKALPRVTPFYAVKCNDSKAVVKTLAVLGAGFDCASKTEIQLVQSIGVPPERIIYANPCKQVSQIKHAASSGVQMMTFDSEVELMKVARAHPKAKLVLRITTDDSKAVCRLSVKFGATLKTSRLLLERAKELDLAIVGVSFHVGSGCTDPETFVQAISDARCVFDMGAELGFNMYLLDIGGGFPGSEDVKLKFEEITSVINPALDKYFPSDSGINIIAEPGRYYVASAFTLAVNIIAKKIVLKEQTGSDDEDDTNDKTLMYYVNDGVYGSFNCILYDHAHVKPVLQKRPKPDDSCYSCSIWGPTCDGLDRIVERFNMPELQVGDWILFENMGAYTVAAASTFNGFQRPTIHYVMSRPAWQLMQQIKEQGFLAEVEEQDVASLPVSCAWESGIEYPATCASASINV comes from the exons ATGAGTAACTTCAGCAAAGAAGAATTTGAGTTGACCTTCCTTGATGAAGGCTTTACTGCCAAGGATATCCTTGaccaaaaaataaatgaagtgTCATCTTCT GATGATAAAGATGCCTTCTATGTTGCTGACCTCGGGGACATTGTGAAGAAGCACATGCGGTGGCATAAGGCCCTTCCTCGGGTGACGCCCTTCTATGCCGTAAAATGCAACGACAGCAAAGCTGTGGTGAAGACTCTTGCTGTTCTTGGGGCAGGATTTGATTGTGCCAGTAAG ACTGAAATACAGCTGGTACAGAGCATTGGTGTGCCTCCTGAGCGAATAATATATGCAAATCCCTGCAAACAAGTATCTCAAATCAAACATGCTGCCAGCAGTGGTGTGCAGATGATGACATTTGATAGTGAAGTAGAACTAATGAAAGTTGCAAGGGCCCATCCAAAAGCCAA GTTGGTCTTGCGCATTACCACCGATGACTCCAAAGCAGTCTGCCGTCTGAGTGTTAAATTTGGGGCTACACTTAAGACCAGCAGGCTTCTTCTGGAGCGTGCAAAAGAACTTGACCTTGCCATTGTTGGAGTTAG TTTCCATGTTGGAAGTGGATGTACAGACCCAGAGACCTTTGTTCAAGCCATTTCTGATGCCCGCTGTGTGTTTGATATGGGA GCTGAACTTGGCTTCAATATGTATCTGCTTGATATTGGTGGTGGCTTCCCTGGCTCTGAAGATGTCAAGCTTAAATTTGAAGAG ATCACAAGTGTAATCAACCCAGCACTGGATAAATACTTCCCTTCCGATTCTGGAATAAATATTAttgcagagccaggaagatacTATGTTGCATCAGCATTCACTCTGGCAGTcaacatcattgcaaagaaaATTGTGTTAAAGGAGCAAACAGGTTCTGATG ATGAAGATGATACAAATGACAAAACACTTATGTACTATGTGAATGATGGGGTCTATGGATCATTCAACTGCATCTTGTATGATCATGCACATGTTAAGCCAGTGCTGCAAAAG CGGCCTAAGCCAGATGACAGCTGCTACTCCTGCAGCATTTGGGGACCAACGTGTGATGGCTTGGATCGGATTGTTGAGCGGTTCAACATGCCCGAGCTGCAAGTTGGTGACTGGATCCTGTTTGAAAACATGGGTGCCTATACTGTCGCAGCAGCTTCTACTTTCAATGGATTCCAGAGGCCAACAATACACTATGTGATGTCAAGACCAGCATG gcAACTAATGCAGCAGATCAAGGAGCAAGGGTTCCTAGCTGAGGTGGAGGAGCAGGATGTTGCTAGTCTGCCAGTCTCTTGTGCCTGGGAAAGTGGAATTGAATATCCAGCAACTTGTGCTTCAGCTAGTATTAATGTATAG